In Archangium violaceum, the following are encoded in one genomic region:
- a CDS encoding 2-oxoglutarate dehydrogenase E1 component → MANFQDSYLSGGNIDFIEGLYARYLEDPSSVDPSWRELFERNDGAGRPIFNPTLIEPPAPVVPGKEAKGAKAAPAPTAAAVALAPQTAPTVAFQQDMKLQARVDQVISAFRLRGHLRAKLDPLGRPRPPLEHVADVGLVDDSHFSTTELEQMVESSNVFPEARVKLKDLMGRLRRTYTGSIGVEFMHMLDSERRRWLLRRMEYTENRTEFTVEEQRHILTKLSYAEGFENFLHTKFVGAKRFALDGGEALVPMMDAVLEVGGDLGLKEVVIGMAHRGRLNVLTNILGKKPDQIFSEFEGPKDPKQHMGRGDVKYHMGFSSDHGTRGGQSIHLSLAFNPSHLEAVNPVVEGRVRAKQDRGGDGERTKVMPLLIHGDAAFIGQGVVAETLNLARLKGYETGGTLHLVINNQVGFTTDPSDSRSSIYSTALAQMLDVPVFHVNGDDPEACVHVARLMAEYRQTFKSDVVIDLVCYRRYGHNEGDDPSFTQPSMYDIIRKHPTVRTLYAQQLAEKGRVPAEESEALKQRCLQEFDAALSRARAESQFKEPNALEGLWKPYKGGPESGVPDVTTGVSKETLRSALARLTEVPESFNVHRDVDRTVLKKRQSMLQTEELQWSEGESLAYATLLSEGYMVRLSGQDVERGTFSHRHAVLHDVKTGEKFVPLRQFATGKARLDIYNSPLSEMGVLGFEYGYSLDVPDGLVIWEAQFGDFANGAQIIIDQFIAAGESKWRRLSGLTLLLPHGYEGQGPEHSSARLERFLSLSAQDNIQVAYPTTPAQIFHLLRRQVLRPLRKPLVVMSPKSLLRRPEAVSKLDELTSGTFQEVIPDKVDPAGVTRLLLCSGKVYYDLVKARDEHKDSSIAIVRLEQLYPFPFDELAGLVAKMPKLTELFWVQEEPRNSGAWHFMFPRLHDLAAARGQGPLKLGYIGRAEAASPATGFTQTHNLEQQLIVEEAILRGTKNGR, encoded by the coding sequence ATGGCGAATTTCCAGGACTCGTACCTCTCCGGCGGAAACATCGACTTCATCGAGGGGCTCTACGCGCGCTACCTCGAGGATCCGTCCAGCGTGGACCCGAGCTGGCGCGAGTTGTTCGAGCGCAACGACGGCGCCGGCCGGCCCATCTTCAACCCCACCCTCATCGAGCCGCCCGCGCCCGTGGTGCCGGGCAAGGAGGCCAAGGGAGCCAAGGCCGCTCCGGCACCGACCGCCGCCGCGGTGGCGCTGGCCCCGCAGACCGCCCCCACGGTCGCCTTCCAGCAGGACATGAAGCTGCAGGCCCGGGTGGATCAGGTCATCTCGGCCTTCCGCCTGCGTGGCCACCTGCGCGCGAAGCTCGACCCGCTCGGCCGGCCGCGCCCGCCCCTGGAGCACGTGGCCGACGTGGGCCTGGTGGATGACTCGCACTTCTCCACCACGGAGCTGGAGCAGATGGTGGAGAGCTCCAACGTCTTCCCCGAGGCGCGGGTGAAGCTCAAGGACCTGATGGGCCGGCTGCGCCGCACGTATACCGGCTCCATCGGCGTCGAGTTCATGCACATGCTCGACAGCGAGCGGCGGCGCTGGCTGCTGCGGCGCATGGAGTACACCGAGAACCGCACGGAGTTCACGGTGGAGGAGCAGCGCCACATCCTCACCAAGCTGTCCTACGCCGAGGGCTTCGAGAACTTCCTGCACACCAAGTTCGTCGGCGCCAAGCGCTTCGCGCTCGATGGCGGTGAGGCGCTGGTGCCCATGATGGACGCCGTGCTCGAGGTGGGCGGCGACCTGGGCCTCAAGGAGGTCGTCATCGGCATGGCCCACCGCGGCCGCCTCAACGTGCTGACGAACATCCTGGGCAAGAAGCCGGACCAGATCTTCAGCGAGTTCGAGGGCCCGAAGGATCCCAAGCAGCACATGGGCCGTGGCGACGTGAAGTACCACATGGGCTTCAGCTCGGACCACGGCACGCGGGGCGGGCAGAGCATCCACCTGTCGCTGGCCTTCAACCCCAGCCACCTGGAGGCGGTGAACCCGGTGGTGGAGGGCCGCGTGCGCGCCAAGCAGGACCGCGGCGGAGACGGCGAGCGCACCAAGGTGATGCCGCTGCTCATCCACGGCGACGCGGCCTTCATCGGCCAGGGCGTGGTGGCCGAGACGCTCAACCTGGCGCGGCTCAAGGGCTACGAGACGGGCGGCACGCTGCACCTGGTCATCAACAACCAGGTGGGCTTCACCACGGACCCGTCCGACTCGCGCAGCTCCATCTACTCCACGGCGCTGGCGCAGATGCTGGACGTCCCCGTCTTCCACGTGAACGGGGATGACCCGGAGGCGTGCGTCCACGTGGCGCGCCTGATGGCCGAGTACCGGCAGACCTTCAAGAGCGACGTGGTCATCGACCTCGTCTGCTACCGCCGCTACGGCCACAACGAGGGCGACGACCCCTCGTTCACCCAGCCGTCGATGTACGACATCATCCGCAAGCACCCGACGGTGCGCACGCTCTACGCGCAGCAGCTGGCGGAGAAGGGCCGCGTGCCCGCGGAGGAGTCCGAGGCCCTCAAGCAGCGCTGCCTGCAGGAGTTCGACGCGGCGCTCAGCCGGGCCCGCGCGGAGAGCCAGTTCAAGGAGCCCAACGCGCTCGAGGGCCTGTGGAAGCCCTACAAGGGCGGGCCGGAGTCGGGTGTGCCCGACGTCACCACCGGGGTGAGCAAGGAGACGCTGCGCTCCGCCCTGGCCAGGCTCACGGAGGTGCCCGAGAGCTTCAACGTCCACCGCGACGTGGATCGCACGGTGCTCAAGAAGCGCCAGAGCATGTTGCAGACCGAGGAGCTGCAGTGGAGCGAGGGCGAGTCGCTGGCCTACGCCACGCTGCTGTCCGAGGGCTACATGGTCCGCCTGAGCGGCCAGGACGTGGAGCGCGGCACCTTCAGCCACCGCCACGCCGTGCTGCACGACGTGAAGACGGGTGAGAAGTTCGTGCCGCTGCGGCAGTTCGCCACCGGCAAGGCCCGCCTCGACATCTACAACAGCCCGCTGTCCGAGATGGGCGTGCTCGGCTTCGAGTACGGCTACAGCCTGGACGTGCCGGACGGCCTCGTCATCTGGGAGGCCCAGTTCGGTGACTTCGCCAACGGCGCTCAAATCATCATCGACCAGTTCATCGCCGCCGGTGAGAGCAAGTGGCGGCGGCTCAGCGGCCTCACGCTGCTTCTGCCGCACGGCTACGAGGGCCAGGGCCCCGAGCACTCCAGCGCCCGTCTGGAGCGCTTCCTCAGCCTGAGCGCCCAGGACAACATCCAGGTCGCCTACCCCACCACGCCCGCGCAGATCTTCCACCTGCTGCGGCGCCAGGTGCTGCGCCCGCTGCGCAAGCCGCTCGTCGTCATGTCGCCCAAGAGCCTGCTGCGCCGCCCCGAGGCGGTGAGCAAGCTGGACGAGCTGACCAGCGGCACCTTCCAGGAGGTCATCCCGGACAAGGTGGACCCGGCCGGCGTCACGCGGCTGCTGCTGTGCAGCGGCAAGGTCTACTACGACCTGGTCAAGGCCCGCGACGAGCACAAGGACTCCTCCATCGCCATCGTGCGCCTGGAGCAGCTCTACCCCTTCCCCTTCGACGAGCTGGCAGGCCTCGTCGCGAAGATGCCGAAGCTCACCGAGCTCTTCTGGGTCCAGGAAGAGCCTCGCAACTCGGGCGCCTGGCACTTCATGTTCCCCCGCCTGCACGACCTGGCCGCCGCTCGAGGCCAGGGTCCGCTGAAGCTGGGCTACATCGGCCGCGCGGAGGCCGCCAGCCCCGCCACCGGCTTCACGCAGACGCACAACCTCGAGCAGCAGCTCATCGTCGAGGAAGCCATCCTCCGAGGAACCAAGAATGGCCGTTGA
- the odhB gene encoding 2-oxoglutarate dehydrogenase complex dihydrolipoyllysine-residue succinyltransferase produces MAVELKVPPLGESITEAVVGKWNKKKGEAVSADEPLVVLETDKVTIDVPAPAAGSIATIAFNEGDKVRVGDVLGTIEAGAGATATAPQTPAPAAAPAPAAAAAPAASSDARMTPTARKIAEENKVDVAQLKGSGTGGRITKEDVLGQLNRPAEAPAQRAPAPAPAPSGPRARADREERVKMTPLRRRVAERLIQAQSTAAILTTFNEVDMGAVMDLRKQYNEKFQAKHGIKLGFMSFFVRAAVEALKAFPQVNAEIDGDDVIFKHYYDIGVAVSGSRGLVVPVVRDADTLSLADLEKKIGDYGTRARNDKLTLAELQGGTFTISNGGIFGSMLSTPILNPPQTGILGMHNIVERPVARNGQVVIRPIMYLALSYDHRLIDGREAVQFLVRVKECIEDPTRLLLEI; encoded by the coding sequence ATGGCCGTTGAATTGAAAGTCCCGCCCCTGGGCGAGTCCATCACTGAAGCCGTCGTCGGGAAGTGGAACAAGAAGAAGGGCGAGGCGGTCTCCGCCGACGAGCCCCTCGTCGTCCTGGAGACCGACAAGGTCACCATCGACGTGCCCGCTCCCGCCGCCGGCTCCATCGCCACCATCGCCTTCAACGAGGGCGACAAGGTGCGCGTGGGCGACGTGCTGGGCACCATCGAGGCCGGCGCTGGCGCCACCGCCACCGCCCCGCAGACCCCGGCTCCCGCCGCCGCTCCGGCGCCCGCCGCCGCCGCGGCTCCCGCGGCCTCGTCCGATGCCCGCATGACGCCCACCGCCCGGAAGATCGCCGAGGAGAACAAGGTGGACGTGGCCCAGCTCAAGGGCTCCGGCACCGGCGGCCGCATCACCAAGGAGGACGTGCTCGGTCAGCTCAACCGCCCGGCCGAGGCTCCCGCCCAGCGCGCTCCGGCGCCCGCTCCCGCCCCCTCCGGTCCGCGCGCCCGCGCCGACCGCGAGGAGCGCGTGAAGATGACGCCGCTGCGCCGCCGCGTGGCCGAGCGCCTCATCCAGGCCCAGTCCACCGCCGCCATCCTCACCACCTTCAACGAGGTGGACATGGGCGCGGTGATGGACCTGCGCAAGCAGTACAACGAGAAGTTCCAGGCCAAGCACGGCATCAAGCTGGGCTTCATGAGCTTCTTCGTGCGCGCGGCCGTCGAGGCCCTCAAGGCCTTCCCCCAGGTCAACGCGGAGATCGACGGCGACGACGTCATCTTCAAGCACTACTACGACATCGGCGTGGCGGTGAGCGGCTCGCGCGGCCTCGTGGTCCCCGTCGTGCGTGACGCGGACACCCTGTCGCTGGCCGACCTGGAGAAGAAGATCGGCGACTACGGCACGCGCGCTCGCAACGACAAGCTGACGCTCGCGGAGCTGCAGGGCGGCACCTTCACCATCTCCAACGGCGGCATCTTCGGCTCGATGCTCTCCACCCCCATCCTCAACCCGCCCCAGACGGGCATCCTGGGGATGCACAACATCGTGGAGCGCCCCGTGGCCCGCAACGGCCAGGTCGTCATCCGGCCCATCATGTACCTGGCCCTCTCCTACGACCACCGCCTCATCGACGGCCGCGAGGCCGTGCAGTTCCTGGTGCGCGTCAAGGAGTGCATCGAGGACCCGACTCGACTCCTGCTGGAAATTTGA